TTATTGGCATGCGAATGCCGAGGATAAGGATGGGCGTATATAATCAGGATCATGCGTTTCTCGTTGTGCGAAAGCCTTAATTTATCTTAGACCCAAATATTGATGTCATGGCAGCAATGCAAGCGGTGCTAACAGGAATATTAATCGGTTAGGCATCAAAAAACTTAGGGAATTTTCTACGACATAGCATGACAGTTTTAAAAACAAATAAAATCCGAAAATTTTTAACAAGTTGCTCAAGTTTTTTGGAATGAAGAAAAAATTAGTCAAAAAAAAGCCTGACCGAAGTCAGGCTTAGCATTTCAACGCAGAAATTTTTGGCGCCGATATTATCCTTTCAAGCGCGCGTGCATTTCTTGCACCGACGTAACCTGCTCGGTTGGGTCGGAGTTCAACGCCATCGCAGTCGCAAAACCACCGTTCAGCGTGGTGTCATAATGCACTTTGTATTGCAGCGCACTGCGGCGAATCAGCTTGGAGTCTTCAATCGCCTGACGACCTGCGGTGGTGTTCACGATATAGGAATACTCACCGTTTTTGATACGGTCTTGAATATGAGGACGCCCTTCATGCACCTTGTTGACCAAGCGTGGATTAATCCCTGCTTCGCCCAACACGATTGCGGTACCGTGGGTCGCATCCAGCTCAAAGCCCTGCTTCAGCAGTTTTGCCGCCAAATCAACCACGCGGTGTTTGTCGCCTTCACGTACAGACAGCAGCGCGCGCCCCGGCGTTTTCACCTTAGACTGGCTGCCTAACATCGCTTTAGAGAAAGCTTCCGCAAAGGTGCGGCCAACACCCATCACTTCGCCGGTTGAGCGCATCTCAGGCCCTAAGATTGGGTCAACGCCAGGGAATTTATTGAATGGCAGCACCACTTCTTTCACCGAGTAGTACGGCGGGATAACTTCTTTAGTCACGCCCTGCTGTGCCAGCGTCTGACCGGCCATCACACGCGCCGCAACTTTCGCCAGCGGAACTCCCGTCGCTTTAGACACGAACGGTACGGTACGTGCTGCACGCGGGTTCACTTCAATCAGATACACTTCGTTATCTTTAACCGCGAACTGCACGTTCATCAACCCACGAACGCCGAGCTCCATCGCCAGTTTTTCAGCCTGTACGCGCATCACGTCCTGAATTTCTTGGCTCAGCGTATAAGCTGGCAGTGAACATGCCGAGTCACCGGAGTGAACGCCCGCCTGCTCAATGTGCTCCATAATGCCGCCGATTAATACGCGCTCACCGTCGCAGATTGCATCAACATCAACTTCAACCGCATCATCGAGGAAGTGATCCAGCAGCACCGGCGCATCGTTAGACACGCTCACCGCATTTTGGAAGTAACGGCGCAGGTCGATTTCGTCATACACGATTTCCATTGCGCGGCCACCCAGCACGTAGGATGGGCGAACAACCAGCGGATAACCGATGACAGCGCCCTTCTCAATCGCCTGCTCGATGGTTGAAACCGTGGCGTTAGCGGGCTGTTTTAAGCCCAAACGCACAACGGCCTGCTGGAAACGCTCACGGTCTTCAGCGCGGTCAATCGCATCTGGGCTGGTACCGATAACCGGCACACCGGCGGCTTCTAATGCACGAGCCAGTTTCAGCGGCGTCTGACCGCCGTACTGCACGATAACGCCCTGTGGTTTTTCTACCGCCACAATTTCCAGCACGTCTTCTAGCGTAACCGGCTCAAAGTACAGACGGTCAGAGGTATCGTAGTCGGTAGAAACGGTTTCAGGGTTACAGTTCACCATGATGGTTTCGTAACCGTCTTCACGCAGCGCAAGAGATGCATGCACACAGCAGTAGTCGAACTCAATACCCTGGCCGATACGGTTTGGACCACCGCCCAGCACCATAATTTTCGGACGGTCGCTGTTTGGATTCGACTCGCACTCTTCTTCATAAGTGGAGTACATGTAGGCCGTATCGGTGGCAAATTCTGCCGCGCAGGTATCCACACGTTTATAAACCGGATGCAGATTGTACTTGTGGCGCAGTTTGCGAATTTCAGTTTCCGCCACGCCAGCCAGCTTAGCCAAACGAGCGTCAGCAAAGCCTTTGCGTTTCAGTTGGCGTAAGAACGCATGGCTCAGGCCATTAATCCCTACTTCGGCAACCTGTTCTTCCAAGCGCACCAATTCTTCGATTTGCACCAAGAACCAGCGGTCAATGTTGGTCAGGTTGAACACGCCGTCAACGGACAGGCCAGCACGGAAAGCATCGGCGATGTACCAAATACGCTCAGCGCCTGCATCTTTAAGCTCGCGACGAATTTTAGTCAGCGCTTCTGGGTCATCGAGGCTCACTTTAGGATCGAAGCCTGCTGCGCCTACTTCCAAACCACGCAGAGCTTTCTGCAAAGATTCTTGCTGAGTGCGGCCAATCGCCATTACTTCGCCGACAGATTTCATTTGGGTGGTCAGACGGTCGTTCGCGCCCGCGAATTTCTCGAAGTTAAAGCGAGGAATTTTGGTCACAACGTAGTCGATAGACGGTTCAAACGAAGCCGGAGTACGACCACCGGTGATGTCGTTCATCAGCTCATCAAGGGTGTAACCCACCGCCAGTTTGGCTGCGACCTTCGCAATTGGGAAACCTGTGGCCTTAGAGGCCAGCGCAGAAGAGCGCGACACGCGCGGGTTCATTTCAATGACGATCAGGCGGCCATTTTTCGGGTTCACCGCAAACTGCACGTTAGAACCACCGGTTTCTACGCCGATTTCACGCAGCACCGCCATCGAGGCGTTACGCATGATTTGATATTCTTTGTCAGTCAGCGTTTGGGCCGGTGCTACGGTGATGGAGTCGCCGGTATGAATGCCCATCGCATCGAAGTTTTCAATTGAGCAAACGATGATGCAGTTGTCGTTTTTATCACGCACCACTTCCATCTCGTACTCTTTCCAACCAATCAGCGACTCATCAATCAGCAGCTCTTTGGTGGGGGAGAGATCCAGACCACGCTCGCAAATCTCTTCGAACTCTTCACGGTTATACGCAATACCGCCGCCGGTGCCGCCCATGGTGAATGAAGGGCGAATAATACATGGGAAACCAACGTCAGCCGCGACGGCTAAGGCTTCTTCCATGGTGTGAGCGATGCCTGAGCGTGCGGTGTCGAGGCCAATTTTCTTCATCGCGATATCGAAACGGCGGCGATCTTCGGCTTTATCGATGGCGTCAGCGGTCGCACCAATCATGGTTACGCCAAACTCTGCCAGCACCCCTTCGCGCTCTAGCTCAAGCGCACAGTTCAGTGCGGTCTGGCCACCCATGGTAGGCAGAACGGCATCAGGGCGCTCTTTTTCGATGATTTTGCGCACCACTTCCCAGTGAATCGGCTCGATATAGGTCGCATCGGCCATTTCTGGGTCAGTCATAATGGTCGCGGGGTTCGAGTTCACCAAAATGACGCGGTAACCTTCTTCGCGCAGCGCTTTACACGCTTGCGCACCCGAGTAGTCAAATTCACATGCTTGGCCGATAACAATCGGGCCTGCGCCCAGAATCAGGATGCTTTTTATATCAGTACGTTTTGGCATTTTATTTATTGCTCCTGATTATTTGGCTGTTCTTGTCATTGTGTCGCGGTGGGTCTGAATCAAATCGATAAAGTGGTCAAACAGCGGCGCAGCATCGTGCGGCCCAGGGCTTGCTTCTGGGTGGCCTTGGAAGCTAAACGCGGCTTTATCTGTGCGGTGAATCCCTTGAACCGTGTGGTCAAACAGGGACTTGTGCGTCACGCGCAGCGTATCTGGCAGATTATCGCCATCAACGGCAAAACCGTGGTTTTGCGCAGTAATCATCACGATGTCTTTATCGAGGTCTTTCACTGGATGGTTGCCGCCATGATGGCCGAGCTTCATCTTGATGGTTTTGGCTCCGCTGGCCAGCGCCAAAAGTTGGTGGCCCAAGCAGATACCAAAGACCGGAATGTCTGTGTCTAAGAAGGTTTTAATGGCGCGAATAGCGTAATCACACGGCTCCGGGTCACCGGGACCGTTGGATAGGAAAATACCATCAGGATTGAGCTTCAACACATCTTCTGCCGGCGTTTGCGCCGGAACCACCGTCAGGCGACAGCCTCTATCAACCAGCATGCGCAGGATGTTGCGTTTCACGCCATAGTCATAGGCAACAACGTGGAATGGCAGCTCTGACTCTTCTTTCGCCGCAGGTAAATCATCCATCAGCGTCCAACTGCCTTGCGTCCAAGCATAAGATTCGCGGGTAGTGACTTCTTTTGCCAGATCCATACCTTTTAAGCCTGGGAACGCTTTCGCTTTTTCCAGCGCCAATTGAACATCTGGCAGCGTGCCGTCAATGCTACCGGTGATGATGCAGCCATTCTGAGCACCTTTTTCACGCAGCAAGCGCGTCAGTTTGCGGGTATCGATATCGGCGATAGCCACAACATTGTGACGTTTGAGGTAATCAGAGAGGCATTCGGTGCTGCGGTAGTTACTAGCAATCAGAGGCAAATCGCGAATTATCAGGCCTTGAGCATGAACAGCGGAGGATTCTTCATCAGAGGCGTTAGTGCCGACATTGCCGATATGGGGATAAGTAAGAGTGACTAGCTGGCGGGAATAGGAAGGATCAGTGAGGATTTCTTGATAACCGGTCATTGACGTATTGAAGACCACCTCGCCCACCGCCGATCCATCTGCACCAATCGACCGACCGTGAAACTGGGTTCCGTCTTCCAGAACCAATATAGCTGACTTAATCAAAACACCCTCCAAAGAATATTCAGTCACATTATTTGCATATTAATGCAGATCATTCGATCTAAATCAATGCAAAAAACTGCCTTCTTGACTAATTTCCGGCAAATTGCGCGCATTCTAAAGACGTGGTGAATGCTTGTCTACCTGAAAAGATGATTTTTTTGTATTTTTTAAGGCTTAAGGAGAGATTTTACAACGAAGTCGCTAAAAATAGATGTTAACTGAAAATAGAAAACGGTTGCCAGTGTCGTGAATTAGCGGCAATAGGTTTATGATGCAATTTTCCTCTGCAAAGGTCAATCACAGTTTCCACTCAGGTTAATAAAAAGTAAAATAAGGCGACTAACAAGACACTCATGGAAAAATACAACCAAAGCCAACATTAACATAAAAAAAATGGATAACGCATTGTTATCCATTGTATTTTTAATTTTAAAAAACAAATTAAAAACCAGTGATTACTGTTTTTTCTTAGAGTTCATTGAGAGAAAGAACATCACCCATATCGTAAAGACCAATAGGCTGATTGCCTACCCATGCAGCAGCTCGCACAGCGCCGCTAGCAAACGTCATGCGGCTTGATGCTTTGTGAGTAATCTCGATTCGCTCCCCCACATCGGCAAACATCGCGGTGTGCTCACCGACAATATCGCCCGCGCGAATAGTGGCAAAGCCGATACTCTTAGGGTCGCGCTCTCCGGTGTATCCCTCGCGGGCATATACCGCACACTCTTTCAGATCGCGCCCTAACGCCTGAGCAATGGTTTCTCCCATGGCTAAAGCCGTGCCAGACGGCGCATCAACTTTATGACGATGATGGGCTTCAATGATTTCGATATCCGTATAATCCCCCATCACTTTTGCCGCCTTCTCTAGCAGCTTGAGCATCACGTTAACCCCAACGCTAAAGTTGGCAGCGAACACAATGCCAATAGATTCAGCCGCTTTGTTGATCGCGGCTTTACCCGCATCATCAAAACCAGTGGTACCAATCACCATATTTTTGCGTTGAGATACGCAGAATGCTAAATGCGCTAACGTACCTTCTGGGCGCGTAAAGTCGACCAAAACATCAAAGCCAGCGGCGGCATCCTGTAGGCTTGAGCTGACTTTTACGCCTGTTTGGCCAATACCCGCTAACTCACCTGCATCTACGCCTAGCAATGAAGAGCCTTCACGTTCAAAAGCAGCACCGAGCACCACACCTTCTGCATTTGCAACCGCAGCAATTAACTGTCTTCCCATGCGGCCACCGGCACCGGCGATAGCAATACGGATATGAGAATTAGACATCTTCCCTCTCTTAATTATTTAATTTCACTCGGCTAATTTCACTCAGCAAGATAGCCAAAGGCTTACAATGTTAGTTTCAGGTTAACGACTCTTCTCCCTCACTGCCAGAGTAAATACACGGTAATTAGAAATTTGCGATTAACGCCGATTATCATCAGTTTTACGCACTAAAAAAACGCGTCGATGCACGTTAAGAACAAAAAATCAGCTTACGCATAATCATGCAAAACCAATCAGTTAGCGCAAAGAGACTAAGCATTTCATTACGATAACTTCGATCTCAATTTGATACCAAGATTCCCATTTTGATAGTCATCTGCTCTCCATCGCCGTCATGCCACCTTCAGCCATCACATTCTGTAATTCATCTAAGAAAAAACGCTCGATCCCCTTCACGTTTCCACCAATCACCTTACCGCTCAACGCCTTATGGCGTGCATCTTGCTGCTTTGGTGCTGATTTATATATTCCGACGATTCACTTCATTCAAATTAAAAATCCCAAGCTCCTCTAAGGAGAAAGCTATGTCGTTAGGATCCCCACTCAAGCGGGTGGACGCTGAAGCTAAGGTTACCGGCCACGCTCGCTACACCGACGATCATCAAATGCACGGCATGCGTTACGCCAAATATGTACGTAGCCCTCTCGCCCACGCTTACGTCACGGCCATTGATACTTATGCGGCGCTGGCTTTGCCGGGTGTTGAAGCCGTATTTACTTATCAAGACGTGCCTGAATTACGATTTCCCACCGCGGGACATGCTTGGTCACTGGAGCCCGCTAAGCGAGACGTTGCCGATCGTCAGCTACTCACCCAGCATGTGCGCCATTATGGCGACGGTGTCGCGATTGTGGTCGCGCGTGATGCACTAACCGCAGAACGAGCCGCCGCGCTGGTTGAGGTGGCGTATCAAGAGCTGCCGGTGATAACCACGGCGCAGGGCGCTTTAGCACAAGATGCCCCGCTGATTCATCCAGAAGGGAATACGCTGAAAAAAAGTGATATCAGCGCGAATCAGCCTAAAGAAGCGATTTCATCGGCCGATCTGCAGCTTTCTGCACATTTTCAAACGCCGGTGATCCAGCACTGCCATATGGAAGGCGTGACCTGTTTCGCCTACATGGAACAGCCGGATCACATTGTGATTGTGTCCAGCACCCAGATCTCACAGATCGTGCGTCGCACCGTCGCTCAAGCACTAGGTATGCCTTGGTCAAACATACGCGTGATAAAACCCTATATCGGCGGTGGGTTCGGCAATAAACAGGACGTACTCGAAGAACCAATGGCCGCCTTTCTCACCCAAAAGATGGGTGGCATTCCGGTGAAGGTCGAACTCAGCCGTGAAGAGTGTTTTTTTGCTTCACGCACGCGTCATGCCTTTAGTATCGACGCGGAATTGGGACTTAATCACGACGGTATATTAACGGGCTATCAGTTGGACGTGCTGTCAAACACGGGCGCTTATGCTTCGCACGGGCATTCCATCGCTTCCGCCGGTGCCAACAAAATCAGCTATCTCTATCCCCGTAGCGCCTTCGGCTATTCTGCTCTTACGCATTATTCAAACTATCCTGCCGCAGGCGCCATGCGTGGCTATGGCGCGCCGCAGGTGGCTTTTGCGCTTGAATGCTTATTAGATGACGCGGCAGAAAAACTGTCACTCGACGCCGTCGATGTACGTTTGCTTAATGCCGCACGCAGCGGTGATATCAATCCGGTTAACCACAAAAAGATTTATAGCGCAGGACTTATTGAATGCCTTGAAAAAGGGCGCGATCTGTTCGAATGGAACGCCCGTAAAGCCGCCTGCCAAAATCAAACTGGCGATCTGCGCCGCGGCATCGGCGTCGCATGTTTCAGCTACGGTTCTAACACCTATCCCGTCGGCGTTGAAATTGCGGGAGCCCGCATGTTGCTCAACCAAGACGGCACGGTAAACCTGCAAATTGGCGCCACGGAGATCGGCCAAGGTTCAGATACCGTTTTCGCCCAGATGGCCGCCGAAACGTTAGGTATTCCCTTTGAACATATTCGCGTGATATCCACCCAAGACACCGATATCACGGCCTACGATCCCGGGGCATTTGCGTCTCGGCAAAGCTATGTTGCCGCGCCTGCGGTGATGCAGGCGGCAAGCGAATTACGCAGTAAAATACTGGCTCATGCCGAATTAATTAGCCACCAGCCACAGTGGGGACTCACGTTACTCAACGGAAATGTCGTGATGGCAGCCCAGCCTGAGATGGTGCTCATGAGCGTGGCGGAAGTTTCGATGCACGCTTATTATCATCAGGAAATCGGCGCCCAGCTCCTAGCTGAAATATCCCATAAAACCACCACTAACCCACCGGCTTTTGGCTGCACGTTTGTCGATCTCAGCGTCGATATTCCACTGTGTAAAGTCACCATCAACAAGATTATCAACCTGCATGATTCAGGCCGAATTCTTAACCCACAGCTTGCCGAAGGCCAAGTGCATGGAGGGATGGGCATGGGGATCGGCTGGGCTTTATTCGAAGAGATGATCATTGATGAGAAAACCGGCGTAGTCCGTAATCCAAACCTGTTGGATTATAAATTCCCCACCATTATGGATCTGCCCGATCTGGACTGTGCATTTGTTGAAACCTATGAACCTCAGTCAGCGTACGGGCATAAGGCGCTCGGCGAACCGCCAATTATCTCGCCCGCTCCCGCAATTAGAAACGCTATTCGTATGGCAACCGGCATCTCCATCAACACGCTGCCCATCACGCCTAAAACGCTGTTTGCTGAATTCGTTCAGGCCGGACTCATCAGGGAGTAATCATGTACGATATCGAAAACTACTACCGTGCTCGCAGCGTGCTGCATGCCTGTGAGCTACTCACTGAATATCCACAAGCACGGCTTTTAGCCGGCGGCACCGATGTGCTGATCCAGCTTCATCACCTAAACCCCAAATACCGCCACATTGTTGATGTTCATGATTTACCCGAGTTAAAGGGGATCGGCATCGATCGCCATCATCATTTACGGATCGGCTCGGCAACCACCTTTACTGAACTCATTGAACATCCGCTAATTCAGCAGCATCTGCCACTGCTTGCCGAGGCAGCGGCAACAATAGCGGGCCCTCAGGTACGTAACGTTGCGACCTATGGCGGCAATATCTGCAACGGAGCAACAAGCGCGGACTCAGCATCTCCCACCTTGGCGCTGAAAGCTGAACTAGAAATTGCGACCGCTCACGGTTGTTATCGGCGCTCTATCGAAGGTTTCCACACGGGTCCTGGAAAAGTCGCGCTACAGCAAGGCGAAATTGTGGTTGCCTTCTATTTTGCGCCTGAGTATTACCAAGATATTGGCAGCAGCTACATTAAATACGCCATGCGCGGTGCAATGGATATCGCCACGATTGGCTGTTCGGCGGTATGCCGCATCGCTCAAGGCCGCTTCACCGATCTACGTCTCACCTATGGCGTTGCAGCACCTACACCTATTCGCTGCCCATATGCCGAGCAAAGCGCCATTGGCCAACCGCTGAATCAACAAACGCTGGCGGCTATCTGTGAAGCCGTAGCTCAGGATGTTTCTCCGCGTTCATCATGGCGCGCAGAAAAATCGTTTCGCCTGCATCTTATTCGCACCTTGGCTCAGCGTGCTATTTCACTCGCCGTCGAACGTGCTGGAGGTAAAATCGCATGAATCGTAAGCATTGGGTTGATATTGAATGTGAAATAAATGGAAAGCGTTATCCCTTTACGATTTCTCCCGCGCTGTCGTTGATGGAGCTTCTTAGAGATGAAGGGCTAACCAGCGTGAAACAGGGCTGTGGGGTAGGAGAATGCGGAGCCTGCACCGTGCTTATCGACGGCGTCGCAACCGATAGCTGTTTATACCTCGCCGTATGGGCCGATGGAAAACGTATCAGCACCGCCGAAGGTGAAGTAAAAAACGGCCAACTCTCGCAGGTACAGCAGGCCTATGTGAATGCCGGTGCCGTACAGTGTGGCTTCTGCACGCCGGGTCTGGTGATGGCAACCACGGCGCTGCTCGCCAAACACCCGTCCCGCCCGTTAACTCATGAAGAAATTCGCCGAGGATTAGCAGGAAACCTATGCCGCTGCACTGGCTATCAAATGGTGATCCGTGCGGTGGAAGCGTGTAGTAAACCGTAATACGGTCACAGCACAATGTGAAACTGCTCGCAATTTTTAGCCACCATTGACGGCGAAAACGTCACCCTCTCAATGACATCTTCGCCGTTACTCCTTTCCGCCATGCGCCTTATTATATTTACGTATCGCATTCGTATTGCCCGCATAACTCGCATAAGGAGGGCACTTTGGCGCTTATTACCTACGCAGACATTGATCTGAACATCAGTGGAAATACCCAATACGCGGTGCTGAAATCACTCAGTCAAATGGCTGTCGCACGAGGATTCGTGAACGATCAAGCCCGCTATCTACAAACCTTGTTGCTAAGAGAAAAAGAGTCCTCCACCAGTTTTGGCTGCGGTGTCGCTATTCCTCATGGCAAATCTGCGGTTGTTCACCAGCCTTTTGTGTTATTTGCTAGAAGCGCCCAAGGCGTGGACTGGCAGGCCGAAGACGGTGAACTAGCATCGTGTTGGATCTGCTTAGGTGTTCCCCAGACCAGTGCCAGCGAGCAGATAGGCATGATATCTAAGCTGTGCCGCAAGGTAATTTACCCTGATTTTATTGCGCAGATAAAAAGCCTAGATAGCGCAGGTATTGTCACATTACTGAACGCGACCCTAGCTTAATCCTATCGCCGTCAAGGACAGAACAATGGAAACTGCTCTGAAGATAGTCGCTATCACCAACTGCCCAGCGGGTATCGCGCATACCTACATGGTTGCTGAAGCATTAGAAAATAAAGCCCGAGAATTAGGTTATCAAATAAAGGTTGAAACCCAAGGCTCCAGCGGGGTTGAAAATCGCCTCACGCCGGATGAAATCCATGCCGCAGACTATGTAATTTTAGCTATCGGCCGTGGTTTGAGCGAAGAAGATCGCCAACGCTTTGCAGGCAAAAAAGTATTTGAAATAAAGATCTCGCAGGCGCTAAAAAACATTGACCAGATCTATCAACAGTTGGAACAGAATTCACTGCTTTTGGGCATGGAAAGCGCAGTACGCCTAGGCAAGCAGGATGTTGAGCCGGACAGCCTGATGAGCCACCTGATGGCTGGTGTTTCAGCCGCACTACCGTTTGTCATCGGCGGGGGTTTATTGGTTGCTGTAGCAAATATGCTGGTCCAACTCGGCTTGCCCTATCACGACATGACCAAGGGCTCCCCGTCATTTACGTGGGTGATGGAGTCAATCGGCTACCTCGGGTTTAAATTTATGATCCCGATAATGGGTGCCTACATTGCCTATTCGATCAGCGATAAACCTGCCTTCGCACCGGCTTTCTTAGTGTGCTATTTGGCAAACGACAATGCGCTATTAGGTACGCAATCCGGCGCGGGTTTTCTCGGCGCGGTGATTTTAGGTCTAAGTATCGGATACTTTGTGAAATACTTCCGCAGGGTAAAGTTGGGCAAAGCGCTGCAACCTCTGCTGGGTTCAATGTTAATCCCATTTGTTACGCTGCTAGTTTTTGGCATCCTAACTTATTACATCATCGGCCCAGTTATGGGCAGCATGATGGATTATCTACTGCATTTCCTAAACACGATTCCAACCTCCATGAAGCTATTGGCCGCATTCCTCGTCGGTGCAATGCTGGCTTTTGATATGGGTGGCCCAATCAATAAAACAGCCTGGTTTTTCTGCTTCTCGCTGTTGGACAAACATATTTACGACTGGTATGCGATTGTCGGCGTGGTGGCACTAATGCCACCGATGGCCGCAGGACTGGCTACGTTTATCACCCCTAAACTGTTTACTCAACAGGAAAGAGACGCCGCTGGCAGTGCCATTGTGGTAGGTGCAACCGTGGCGACTGAACCCGCGATCCCCTACGCACTTGCTGCTCCGCTACCGATGATCACCGCCAATACGCTGAGCGGTGGCATAACCGGCATGCTAGTCATTGCATTTGGTATTAAACGATTAGCGCCTGGATTAGGCATTTTTGATCCGCTGATTGGGCTGATGTCACCGGGATTATCGTTCTATTTGGTTTTAGCTTGCGGATTAGCACTTAACATTTTTCTTATCGTGGTACTGAAAGGTGCATGGCTGAAGCGTCAGGCAGCCAAACAAATAACAAATTTAAAGGTGTGACATGAACATAAATCCGCTCAGCACGGCACTGCTCGAAACCCTATGCAACGCACATGGCGTGAGCGGTGATGAACACGAGATCCGTGAAATTTTGCATCA
This is a stretch of genomic DNA from Hafnia alvei. It encodes these proteins:
- the carB gene encoding carbamoyl-phosphate synthase large subunit, coding for MPKRTDIKSILILGAGPIVIGQACEFDYSGAQACKALREEGYRVILVNSNPATIMTDPEMADATYIEPIHWEVVRKIIEKERPDAVLPTMGGQTALNCALELEREGVLAEFGVTMIGATADAIDKAEDRRRFDIAMKKIGLDTARSGIAHTMEEALAVAADVGFPCIIRPSFTMGGTGGGIAYNREEFEEICERGLDLSPTKELLIDESLIGWKEYEMEVVRDKNDNCIIVCSIENFDAMGIHTGDSITVAPAQTLTDKEYQIMRNASMAVLREIGVETGGSNVQFAVNPKNGRLIVIEMNPRVSRSSALASKATGFPIAKVAAKLAVGYTLDELMNDITGGRTPASFEPSIDYVVTKIPRFNFEKFAGANDRLTTQMKSVGEVMAIGRTQQESLQKALRGLEVGAAGFDPKVSLDDPEALTKIRRELKDAGAERIWYIADAFRAGLSVDGVFNLTNIDRWFLVQIEELVRLEEQVAEVGINGLSHAFLRQLKRKGFADARLAKLAGVAETEIRKLRHKYNLHPVYKRVDTCAAEFATDTAYMYSTYEEECESNPNSDRPKIMVLGGGPNRIGQGIEFDYCCVHASLALREDGYETIMVNCNPETVSTDYDTSDRLYFEPVTLEDVLEIVAVEKPQGVIVQYGGQTPLKLARALEAAGVPVIGTSPDAIDRAEDRERFQQAVVRLGLKQPANATVSTIEQAIEKGAVIGYPLVVRPSYVLGGRAMEIVYDEIDLRRYFQNAVSVSNDAPVLLDHFLDDAVEVDVDAICDGERVLIGGIMEHIEQAGVHSGDSACSLPAYTLSQEIQDVMRVQAEKLAMELGVRGLMNVQFAVKDNEVYLIEVNPRAARTVPFVSKATGVPLAKVAARVMAGQTLAQQGVTKEVIPPYYSVKEVVLPFNKFPGVDPILGPEMRSTGEVMGVGRTFAEAFSKAMLGSQSKVKTPGRALLSVREGDKHRVVDLAAKLLKQGFELDATHGTAIVLGEAGINPRLVNKVHEGRPHIQDRIKNGEYSYIVNTTAGRQAIEDSKLIRRSALQYKVHYDTTLNGGFATAMALNSDPTEQVTSVQEMHARLKG
- the carA gene encoding glutamine-hydrolyzing carbamoyl-phosphate synthase small subunit, whose product is MIKSAILVLEDGTQFHGRSIGADGSAVGEVVFNTSMTGYQEILTDPSYSRQLVTLTYPHIGNVGTNASDEESSAVHAQGLIIRDLPLIASNYRSTECLSDYLKRHNVVAIADIDTRKLTRLLREKGAQNGCIITGSIDGTLPDVQLALEKAKAFPGLKGMDLAKEVTTRESYAWTQGSWTLMDDLPAAKEESELPFHVVAYDYGVKRNILRMLVDRGCRLTVVPAQTPAEDVLKLNPDGIFLSNGPGDPEPCDYAIRAIKTFLDTDIPVFGICLGHQLLALASGAKTIKMKLGHHGGNHPVKDLDKDIVMITAQNHGFAVDGDNLPDTLRVTHKSLFDHTVQGIHRTDKAAFSFQGHPEASPGPHDAAPLFDHFIDLIQTHRDTMTRTAK
- the dapB gene encoding 4-hydroxy-tetrahydrodipicolinate reductase, which produces MSNSHIRIAIAGAGGRMGRQLIAAVANAEGVVLGAAFEREGSSLLGVDAGELAGIGQTGVKVSSSLQDAAAGFDVLVDFTRPEGTLAHLAFCVSQRKNMVIGTTGFDDAGKAAINKAAESIGIVFAANFSVGVNVMLKLLEKAAKVMGDYTDIEIIEAHHRHKVDAPSGTALAMGETIAQALGRDLKECAVYAREGYTGERDPKSIGFATIRAGDIVGEHTAMFADVGERIEITHKASSRMTFASGAVRAAAWVGNQPIGLYDMGDVLSLNEL
- the xdhA gene encoding xanthine dehydrogenase molybdenum-binding subunit XdhA translates to MSLGSPLKRVDAEAKVTGHARYTDDHQMHGMRYAKYVRSPLAHAYVTAIDTYAALALPGVEAVFTYQDVPELRFPTAGHAWSLEPAKRDVADRQLLTQHVRHYGDGVAIVVARDALTAERAAALVEVAYQELPVITTAQGALAQDAPLIHPEGNTLKKSDISANQPKEAISSADLQLSAHFQTPVIQHCHMEGVTCFAYMEQPDHIVIVSSTQISQIVRRTVAQALGMPWSNIRVIKPYIGGGFGNKQDVLEEPMAAFLTQKMGGIPVKVELSREECFFASRTRHAFSIDAELGLNHDGILTGYQLDVLSNTGAYASHGHSIASAGANKISYLYPRSAFGYSALTHYSNYPAAGAMRGYGAPQVAFALECLLDDAAEKLSLDAVDVRLLNAARSGDINPVNHKKIYSAGLIECLEKGRDLFEWNARKAACQNQTGDLRRGIGVACFSYGSNTYPVGVEIAGARMLLNQDGTVNLQIGATEIGQGSDTVFAQMAAETLGIPFEHIRVISTQDTDITAYDPGAFASRQSYVAAPAVMQAASELRSKILAHAELISHQPQWGLTLLNGNVVMAAQPEMVLMSVAEVSMHAYYHQEIGAQLLAEISHKTTTNPPAFGCTFVDLSVDIPLCKVTINKIINLHDSGRILNPQLAEGQVHGGMGMGIGWALFEEMIIDEKTGVVRNPNLLDYKFPTIMDLPDLDCAFVETYEPQSAYGHKALGEPPIISPAPAIRNAIRMATGISINTLPITPKTLFAEFVQAGLIRE
- the xdhB gene encoding xanthine dehydrogenase FAD-binding subunit XdhB: MYDIENYYRARSVLHACELLTEYPQARLLAGGTDVLIQLHHLNPKYRHIVDVHDLPELKGIGIDRHHHLRIGSATTFTELIEHPLIQQHLPLLAEAAATIAGPQVRNVATYGGNICNGATSADSASPTLALKAELEIATAHGCYRRSIEGFHTGPGKVALQQGEIVVAFYFAPEYYQDIGSSYIKYAMRGAMDIATIGCSAVCRIAQGRFTDLRLTYGVAAPTPIRCPYAEQSAIGQPLNQQTLAAICEAVAQDVSPRSSWRAEKSFRLHLIRTLAQRAISLAVERAGGKIA
- the xdhC gene encoding xanthine dehydrogenase iron sulfur-binding subunit XdhC; amino-acid sequence: MNRKHWVDIECEINGKRYPFTISPALSLMELLRDEGLTSVKQGCGVGECGACTVLIDGVATDSCLYLAVWADGKRISTAEGEVKNGQLSQVQQAYVNAGAVQCGFCTPGLVMATTALLAKHPSRPLTHEEIRRGLAGNLCRCTGYQMVIRAVEACSKP
- a CDS encoding PTS fructose transporter subunit IIA, whose amino-acid sequence is MALITYADIDLNISGNTQYAVLKSLSQMAVARGFVNDQARYLQTLLLREKESSTSFGCGVAIPHGKSAVVHQPFVLFARSAQGVDWQAEDGELASCWICLGVPQTSASEQIGMISKLCRKVIYPDFIAQIKSLDSAGIVTLLNATLA